From a single Vanessa atalanta chromosome 26, ilVanAtal1.2, whole genome shotgun sequence genomic region:
- the LOC125074024 gene encoding uncharacterized protein LOC125074024, which produces MQKLILLLICLTAKHALSSPVMTRQDLFKQAHRDVFCANLINFNDFYYSMDEPKNITGIPADMTVHWKTGKVFYTLISDEMKMNLQVLHPSGETETIKVAGLGQSTTVDNLNDIVYLATDNGIYKYKDDGSIELYTALGEDVMYITVSSDGSTMYIATWPQNRVHKITNDGQKQETFSPIPNGHGLTVDTRNNIFFAATKTSYVLKAGQSVPIKIKGLPSERMTGVFVSRSDEIFAMDESSNLYSIDAENASAKHLGTFNVSGVNTFALDSADNVLIGVKNGILKFLAYEKNPCSDYQKLNKIGKRHSRRRKHRRTTTTTEENEEYED; this is translated from the exons ATGCAGAAACTAATTCTATTACTTATCTGCTTAACTGCAAAACATGCTCTTTCGAGTCCAGTTATGACACGACAAGATTTATTCAAACAAGCACATAGAGATGTATTCTGtgcgaatttaataaatttcaacgaCTTCTATTACTCAATGGACGAACCTAAAAACATAACTGGCATACCAGCCGATATGACTGTCCATTGGAAGACTGGCAAAGTATTCTACACGCTAATAAGCGACGAAATGAAAATGAACCTGCAAGTCTTACATCCCAGCGGTGAAACCGAGACGATAAAAGTGGCCGGTTTAGGTCAATCGACGACCGTTGATAACCTCAACGATATTGTATATCTTGCTACTGATaatggtatttataaatataaagatgacGGCTCAATCGAACTTTACACGGCTCTGGGGGAGGACGTTATGTATATAACAGTTTCGAGTGATGGAAGTACTATGTACATAGCTACATGGCCGCAGAATCGagtacataaaataacaaatgatgGTCAAAAACAGGAAACGTTCTCACCTATACCTAACGGTCACGGTTTGACGGTGGATACtagaaataacatatttttcgcAGCGACTAAAACGTCTTATGTATTGAAAGCAGGTCAAAGCGTACCGATTAAAATCAAAGGATTGCCCAGCGAAAGAATGACCGGTGTATTCGTTAGTCGATCGGACGAAATATTTGCAATGGACGAAAGTAGTAACCTCTACAGTATTGATGCGGAAAATGCGAGCGCAAAGCACTTGGGTACATTCAACGTATCTGGTGTTAACACATTCGCTCTCGATTCAGCTGATAACGTGCTGATCGGTGTTAAGAATGGAATTTTGAAGTTTTTAGCTTATGAGAAAAATCCCTGCAGTGACTaccaaaa gctaAACAAAATTGGAAAACGACACAGTAGAAGACGTAAACATAGACGTACAACAACTACTACTGAAGAAAATGAAGAATACGAAGATTAA